In one Paramormyrops kingsleyae isolate MSU_618 chromosome 18, PKINGS_0.4, whole genome shotgun sequence genomic region, the following are encoded:
- the znf740b gene encoding zinc finger protein 740b isoform X2, which translates to MALMQAGSMAGQKKMATPLGQGQRESPEHSQHNHMVLPSGMSCPPLLIRKEGEFHSSRLLDEKGMRESSSVKKKNRKSGTPCKVRERSKAGEVVVVDENGDCPLKVQKNFICEHCYGAFRSSYHLKRHILTHTGEKPFPCDVCDMRFIQRYHLERHKRVHSGEKPYRCERCQQSFSRTDRLLRHRRGCQVGGEARTFSQETPTTAATASWSPLQPPSSRLTV; encoded by the exons ATGGCCCTGATGCAAGCCGGCTCCATGGCCGGCCAGAAGAAGATGGCCACCCCACTGGGCCAGGGACAGAGGGAGAGCCCCGAGCACAGCCAGCATAACCACATGGTCCTGCCCTCAGGAATGAGCTGCCCCCCGCTG CTCATACGCAAGGAGGGGGAATTCCATTCCTCTCGTCTTCTGGATGAAAAGGGTATGAGAGAGAGCAGCTCAGTGAAGAAGAAGAATAGGAAGTCGGGGACGCCCTGCAAAGTGAGGgagagaagcaaagcagggGAG gtggtggtggtggatgAGAACGGCGACTGTCCTCTTAAAGTCCAGAAGAACTTCATCTGCGAGCACTGTTATGGAGCCTTCAGGAGCAGCTACCACCTCAAGAGGCACATCCTGACCCACACAG GGGAGAAGCCGTTTCCCTGTGACGTCTGTGACATGCGCTTCATCCAGCGCTACCACCTGGAGCGGCATAAGCGCGTCCACAGTGGGGAGAAGCCGTACCGCTGCGAGCGCTGCCAGCAG AGTTTCTCGCGGACCGACAGACTCCTCCGCCATCGCCGTGGCTGCCAGGTAGGGGGCGAGGCCCGCACCTTCTCCCAGGAGACCCCCACCACTGCCGCCACCGCATCCTGGAGCCCCCTGCAGCCACCCTCAAGTCGCCTGACGGTCTGA
- the znf740b gene encoding zinc finger protein 740b isoform X1, which translates to MSHLPSSSVRDHMKWAGLLGCEAVLSSMALMQAGSMAGQKKMATPLGQGQRESPEHSQHNHMVLPSGMSCPPLLIRKEGEFHSSRLLDEKGMRESSSVKKKNRKSGTPCKVRERSKAGEVVVVDENGDCPLKVQKNFICEHCYGAFRSSYHLKRHILTHTGEKPFPCDVCDMRFIQRYHLERHKRVHSGEKPYRCERCQQSFSRTDRLLRHRRGCQVGGEARTFSQETPTTAATASWSPLQPPSSRLTV; encoded by the exons ATGAGCCACCTGCCTAGCAGCTCTGTCCGCGATCACATGAAATGG GCAGGGTTGCTGGGCTGTGAGGCCGTGCTATCAAGCATGGCCCTGATGCAAGCCGGCTCCATGGCCGGCCAGAAGAAGATGGCCACCCCACTGGGCCAGGGACAGAGGGAGAGCCCCGAGCACAGCCAGCATAACCACATGGTCCTGCCCTCAGGAATGAGCTGCCCCCCGCTG CTCATACGCAAGGAGGGGGAATTCCATTCCTCTCGTCTTCTGGATGAAAAGGGTATGAGAGAGAGCAGCTCAGTGAAGAAGAAGAATAGGAAGTCGGGGACGCCCTGCAAAGTGAGGgagagaagcaaagcagggGAG gtggtggtggtggatgAGAACGGCGACTGTCCTCTTAAAGTCCAGAAGAACTTCATCTGCGAGCACTGTTATGGAGCCTTCAGGAGCAGCTACCACCTCAAGAGGCACATCCTGACCCACACAG GGGAGAAGCCGTTTCCCTGTGACGTCTGTGACATGCGCTTCATCCAGCGCTACCACCTGGAGCGGCATAAGCGCGTCCACAGTGGGGAGAAGCCGTACCGCTGCGAGCGCTGCCAGCAG AGTTTCTCGCGGACCGACAGACTCCTCCGCCATCGCCGTGGCTGCCAGGTAGGGGGCGAGGCCCGCACCTTCTCCCAGGAGACCCCCACCACTGCCGCCACCGCATCCTGGAGCCCCCTGCAGCCACCCTCAAGTCGCCTGACGGTCTGA
- the LOC111837128 gene encoding cysteine sulfinic acid decarboxylase-like, with protein sequence MNGPVCSPQNGECEVETLKRAMGLQNGHPLTTSLEEQGDGQSFLKEAFNVILEEVLRKGTNVQEKVCEWQDPAELSALLDLELREGGENQQQLLKRVQDVARYSVKTCHPYFFNQLFSGTDYHSLAGRFLTESLNTSQYTYEVAPVFVLMENEVLSKLRHMVGWPDGDGIFCPGGSMSNMYAMNVARYRAFPQVKVQGMWALPRLAIFTSQESHYSVCKAASFQGIGLENIFTVKVDERGCMIPDDLEDKIELARSQGSVPLLVSATSGTTIQGAFDPLDRIADICARNSLWLHVDAAWGGSVLFSSTHKHLLKGIERADSVAWNPHKMLMAGLQCSVFLMKDTTDLLKRCHCANATYLFQQDKFYDVSLDTGDKSIQCGRKVDCLKLWLMWKAVGSRGLGQRVDKAFENTRYLVGKMKTREGFQLVNEPQFVNVCFWFIPPSLRGSEGTEGFQEKLSKVAPIIKERMVRKGCMMVGYQPQKGRVNFFRMVIISPQITRKDLDFFLDEIERLGNDL encoded by the exons TGGAGACCCTGAAGAGGGCGATGGGTCTCCAGAACGGGCACCCCCTGACTACAAGTCTGGAGGAGCAGGGCGACGGCCAGAGTTTCCTGAAGGAGGCCTTCAACGTGATCCTGGAGGAGGTTCTGCGCAAAGGGACCAATGTGCAGGAGAAG GTCTGCGAGTGGCAGGACCCTGCGGAGCTGTCGGCTCTGCTGGACCTGGAGctgcgggaggggggggagaaCCAGCAGCAGCTGCTAAAGCGCGTCCAAGACGTGGCCAGATACAGCGTCAAGACCT GTCACCCGTACTTCTTCAACCAGCTGTTTTCAGGCACGGACTACCACTCGCTGGCCGGACGCTTCCTCACAGAGTCCCTCAACACCAGCCA GTACACCTACGAGGTAGCCCCCGTCTTCGTGCTCATGGAGAATGAGGTCCTGTCCAAGCTGCGCCACATGGTGGGCTGGCCGGACGGTGACGGCATCTTCTGCCCCGGCGGCTCCATGTCCAACATGTACGCCATGAATGTGGCGCGGTACCGGGCGTTCCCGCAGGTCAAGGTGCAGGGCATGTGGGCCTTGCCACGCCTGGCCATCTTCACGTCGCAGGAG AGCCACTATTCTGTGTGCAAAGCGGCCTCCTTCCAAGGAATTGGCCTGGAGAACATCTTCACTGTGAAGGTGGATGAACG GGGCTGCATGATACCAGATGACCTAGAAGACAAAATTGAACTTGCTAGATCTCAG GGCTCAGTGCCCCTACTGGTCAGTGCCACCTCAGGAACCACCATACAGGGAGCCTTTGACCCACTGGACCGCATTGCTGACATCTGCGCCAGGAATAGTCTGTGGCTGCATGTCGAT GCTGCCTGGGGGGGCAGTGTGCTGTTCTCCAGCACCCACAAACACCTGCTGAAAGGCATCGAGAG GGCAGATTCGGTGGCCTGGAACCCCCACAAGATGCTGATGGCAGGACTGCAGTGCTCTGTGTTCCTCATGAAGGACACCACG GACCTCCTGAAGCGCTGCCACTGCGCCAACGCCACCTACCTGTTCCAGCAAGACAAGTTCTACGACGTCAGCCTGGACACTGGGGACAAATCCATCCAGTGTGGGCGCAAGGTGGACTGCTTGAAGCTGTGGCTGATGTGGAAGGCGGTGGGCAGCCGGGGGCTGGGCCAGCGGGTGGACAAGGCCTTCGAGAACACCAG GTACCTCGTGGGGAAGATGAAGACAAGGGAGGGCTTCCAGCTGGTTAATGAG CCGCAGTTTGTGAACGTCTGCTTCTGGTTCATCCCCCCCAGCCTGAGGGGCAGCGAAGGCACCGAAGGATTCCAAGAAAAGCTGTCCAAG GTGGCACCAATCATAAAGGAGCGAATGGTGCGCAAAGGCTGCATGATGGTGGGCTACCAGCCACAGAAGGGAAGAGTCAACTTCTTCCGGATGGTGATCATCTCCCCTCAGATCACCCGGAAGGACCTGGACTTTTTCCTGGACGAGATTGAGAGGCTAGGGAACGATCTTTGA